The following nucleotide sequence is from Zea mays cultivar B73 chromosome 1, Zm-B73-REFERENCE-NAM-5.0, whole genome shotgun sequence.
TCTCCGTCGCTTCTCCTTCGCCGGCGACAAGGAGGCTCGTGCGGAGCGCATGAGAGACGCCTCCGGAATAGCCTCCGTCTTGCGACCCCGCGGCGCAAGAGCGCACGCCGGCGAGATACCCGGCTCCCGCAGCGTCGGTGCAGACGCCGGGGTTGTCCAGGAAGCTCTTGTCCTAGGCCCCGGTGGCTAGGCCGGCTGGAACCTGGCCGCTAAGCTGGTTGGAGAACAGGTTGAGGGAGGTGAGTCGCAGGTTCGCAAGCGCCGGCGGTATGGCACCGGAGAGCTCGTTCGACGACAGGTCAAGGACGCTGAGCACCGGCATGGCGCCCAGCTCTGCTGGTATCTCTCCGATGAGCTGGTTCCTGCTCATGTCAAGTTTGGGGCGTATACGCCTGCTATCTTCTCCATGCTGACTCAGTCGATCTGCATAGAGGTAGTGATACTTGGATACTACCATTCCACCACACAATAAGCGAAGTTTATAATCATGGCTTACTTCTGCCTAATTTCATTTTTTTTGTTTCAAAGCACGAGAAAACACATACTAAATTTTCATCAGTGTGAGGCATGCCCCAGAAAGAATGTAAGCAAAATCACCATAAAATATGTATCGACAGAGCCAACAAGAAGCCTTCAAGATTTGTCTGGTGTAATCTGGGCATCTGGCATCCCATTCCTTTGGGCCCTGATATATATTTTCTGTTTCTCAAAGCAATCAAGCAGCAGCCACAGACAGTATCGCACGATAAGAAAAACCTCATTTCTGAGTTGATCCTCCCATTGGAACGTATTCTTCAGCCAGATAATAAAAACCGCATTTACCGCACTGGGGAAAAGGTCGAGCTTGTCAGATGCAATGCCCACAAAAACACGCTCAGTGATATATGACATACTTGGCAAATTGTGTTGCACTGAAACGCTAGGTATTTAGCTACGGCTGATCAACAAACAACAAGCTCTAGATGTGTCAACATAAATTCTTAATGCTCCAGTCAGTAAGCATTGACTCTGAATTTCAGGATCAAAATTTCCATTTCATCAGAGCACAAATGTAAGCGGACACACCACCGAATTCATCAAGTACAACTACACTGGAATTAGCCTCGTGCAAATCACCTCCGGCAGGGGAGAGGCAGCCGACAAACTCAGAGCTCAGAAGCAGCAGTCGCAGTCGAACGGGCACATCGGGGTGCCACCGGCGTTGGCCTTGCTGAACCCGAGCTCATCGGCCGAGTATATGGCGAGTCCGTCCGCACTGCACCGACGCGGCCGCTTCTCCTCGAACTCCTCCTCGTCGTCATGCCGGTGCTCAGCGTCCTTGACCTGTCGTCAAACGAGCTCTCCGGTGCCATACCGCCGGCGCTTGCGAACCTGCGACTCACCTCCCTCAATCTGTCCTCCAACCAGCTTAGCGGCCAGGTTCCGGCCGGCCTAGCCACCGGGGCCTACGACAAGAGCTTCCTGGACAACCCGCCGCTGCGGGAGCCAGGTATCTCGCCGGCGTGCGCTCCTGCGCCGCGGGGTCGCAAGACGGAGGCTATTCTGGAGACGTCTCTCATGCGCTCCGCACGGGCCTCCTCGTCGCCGGCGAAGAAGAAGCGACGGAGACGAGAAGAGTATGCCAGACGGCGTCTGCGTACGGGAACGGTAAACGGTGACAGGACACTGATACCTGTTTACGTAGCTCCAAGTGTTGTCTCGTATCCATTTTAGAGTTTGTCTGTCGGCTGCGTCTCTAAAACAGAGAAACCAACGCCAACGCCTCCATTTCGTTGAATCCCCTTCTCTCTTCTTCTATAATGGCAATTATCTCGTGTTAGGTGCTTTCTTTTCTAGGCCGATTTACAGAGTTCCCAAAAAAAAAACACAAGGGCAGCAGCCCAGTTTGTATTATTGGGCCAAAAGATGGGCCACGTCGATCAGGCTCGCCACGTCCTCTGTTCCGTCCAGATCGTCTGGCTCGGACTCGGTAATCACGATTCCagaggaggcagcggcggcgggaCTCTAGAACCTTCCGAGAATCCGAGTTCCTTCTGCGTCCCTTCACCCTTCTCGTTGCGCTCACCACAGGCAATTCGACCGTTCACAGAGAATTgaatcatggaaggagggggtagCAACACGCCCTTCTACCGCGGCAACAGCACCGCACTCGCCACCAACccttctgctgctgctgctgctgctgctgcggtattCCTCTTCCTTGCTTTCTCTAGCCCCAATCTCCACGCCGTGAGCTTGTTGCCTCCTCGCAACGGGTTAGGATTCCCAACGGGTTTTCTGGAATCTAGGTCTATGTTCTCTTTGTCTGATCTTTACATTAGAAATATCGATGTATGTCTGTGTTCCTAGGGTAATCTCTGCTATGCTGTATGGCTCTGCGCCATTGCTTATTCCACCCCTCTAGCTCTAGGGGATTCAAGAAACAGTGGATCAAGACATGAGCCGTTTATGTTAATAATAACTGCAAAAGGGGTCACTACGGTTTATCTAAGTGAAATCTCGATTCTGGTTTCTTTTGTAAACTTATGTGAAAGAGACTCTAGAGGGTATGGTTAAGTATATATATCATGTGTGGTTTTTTTTTTGGCATCCGTAGGATTTGTTTTTTCTGGCTTGCGTGTTCAAAGCACACAACTGCCTACTACTGCATCTAGTTTCAGTTGATAGGTCTGTCTTTTAGTTCACTGATTAAAAGCTGATTTTGCTAGCGAGCAGAATGGGGCACAGAAAGGGGACAGGGAGGCTGCCATCGATGCCGAGATAGTGAGGGTTAACGACCTACCAGCTCATAGTTCCTACGCCATACACCGCATGAAGGTGCTAAACAAACTTCGTCATCTGCTGTCCATCAAGGTGAGCCTATCTGCATTCTGAACGAGAGGCTTTCACTAATTCTCACAAATGCTGTTGTAGACTCATAATTTCTTTGAACAACTCTATGCTGGTGGTATGCCCTATCGTCCTATTATATGTGTTCATTCAGCAGTGTAGCACAACCTGCTGTTTCATGTATTTTAGTTTTCCATGATTTGACTGTTGGTAAAACACAGTAAATATGCCTCATCACAATTAAATGATGAGCATCAACATTGCACTAGAGGAAGTGCGTGTGTGACACGCACATGTTTATGGTTGTCATTAGAGAATTTATATATGATCAATAAGGAATTAAATAAATAATATTGAGAATGAGAGAGGTTGTAGATTGTGATAAATATATTCACGTGACAGAATGGAGTTTGCAAGGTAGCCCACCCAAAATACAGGATTTACACATATTCTTCTATAAAAAGAATACAATACTCTTGCCAGTGTTACATAATCTTAGAATATTTATGGCAAGTTGAGACAGTAAGTTTTAATATGTTTTCAAAAATTAAAATTAATATACATGTTATCTCTATTTTGAAAGCCTCAATCTTAGAACTAAACTTCGCATGATAATTGTGTTGGTATTATCATTTTTAGCCATTCTTTACTCTTCCTCATTACCTGGCACATGCACATATTACAAAGTTTAGAAAATAATCGATCAACGTCTCTGGATGACTGCACAAACCATGTCCACGCCTGTGTCTAGTCCTCAGTGACCTTTCTTTTCATGCGGAGCCATCAAAGTGTGTGACTGTGTTTGCCACCACTGACTGTTGAGCAACCTTTTCATTATCTTCAATATTTCATCTCTGGTACATAATATGACTCGTGCTTTTCGAAGATATATCTTTTTCTTGTGTCTATAACAGGAGTCATAGTCAGAAGTTTTTTCATAATCAGTTGCAAGGAAGAATTATTCTTTATGCCTTATTGCACTAGTATTTAACTCTGTTCTTTATTAGGTCATTCTAGCCATAAGTAGGCTGTTTCATCTATATGTGCCAGCCAGATTTTGATGAGGAGTGTGATACAATAAGCAGATTTGAGCCCTCGAGCAAGGAAATTTGCAAGGAGCCAAATGTACAAGATGGGACCTTTAATATAGAAAAAACATCAATCTAATGTACTCAGGCATTTGATTCACGATCCATATTGATGCAACGAGAACACAGGATTGGCTGCCTGGTTCTATCATTCAATAACAATGTGAAATAACAAGTACAGTAGGTACAATAATAGTTATGCACCTGTAGTTGTGTTTATGTAAAAGCATGTCTATGTCTTTAATAAACATTATCCTGAAATTGTAAAACGCAACATGATGAGGAAAGTTAAGAGAAGATTAGAGTTGGGGGGAGGGTGGGTAGTTAGAGTTGAGGCGTGGGAGCTCGGGGAAGGGTGGCACATACATGAGGTAGAGGTAGGGCAGTGGTTCTTGGGGCTGAGGTGCATACGTGAAGAAGGGGACGAGCGTGGTGGCTTGGGTGCACGGGTAGTTGCTGCCCATCTGCTTGTGGAGGATGTGGACATGTCCCACCTTCTCGGTGTGCCTGGGGAGGCCTCGATATGTGCCATGACGAACTCCATCAGTTATGTCGCTATCGTGGCCACCTTTCTTCAATTCTTCTCCATGGATATGGTTTAGTTTTTGTATCTGCCTGCCCTTGTCTAGTCTAGGCAAGGAAAGAGCCAGAGGGGAGCAGGATTGGAAGGGGCAGCGCAGGGAAGGAAAGAGGCAGAAAAGGCACACCAAAATCTCAGGCGGGTACAGGAGCTGGGTACATTGAAGTTGGGTGAAAAATGTTCGTGGGCGGAGGGACGCTTCAGGAATGCGTGTTTCGCATAAACAGACGACTTTAGTATCCAGTTTTTTTTATATGTGGCCCACCATCAGTTAATGTGCACCTTTGGATTAAAGTTATCATGTAATCTAAGGATCACTATATAGTGTGTCCGTGTGGGTAATAAATTGTAGGTAACTTATATTTTTCAATTCCTTGACTCTTTTATAGTATAGATTTACATGTGTATTTCTAGAACTGGAAATCTTTTTGTGTTATTTCTTTTGAAGCCATGATCACAGAAGAGCTAGACCTACATACCTCAGAATTTTCGACCATCCTACAAATGAAATTGTCTCATGCCCAGTAGTGGTTGTTGGAATTTTCTATAGTTGTGGTATTCATGTTCTTTCATGATGATACATTTTCATAATagacacttggcctatactatagATATGTAAAGAAACCCATTGGCTGTAACAAGGGAATGATCAatgtttaataattgatttttccGACGGCCTTGTGGCAAACTTATGATTAAAAGTGTAAGCATTGGATTTTAATACATGCTGTCCTGATTAGCCTTATTTAGATTAGCACGCTTGTCTGTTGGATCATGATCCATTCGTAGATATACCTGGGGTTTGTTAGTTTTTTTTATAAATCTACGTGAGCCGGTGGTGGTAGGATTTAAATATTAAATATGACATACAGTTGGGTCATGATATAACGGATCAGGAGTCTCACTTGCACGCTTGCACATACGGTTAGATTAGTGAGGATAGTTCTGATTTTACAATAGACTTGGGTCAAAGTGTTCCACAACCAAAATATATTAGCTAAACCAGTTGTGGATGGAGACAGACAACTGGAAGCCTCATGTAATTTCTATATTGTACCCAGTTCTTTCCTGTGTTTTAGACTGCAAAATAGCACATTCAACATACTATTAGATAAATTATGATGTTTTGATCACCTAGTTTGAGCATGGTCATACATCAGGCTTTTTATGATTGTGGCTTGTGGGCTGTCTATATGCAAGGAATATTGCATCTACTGCTTAGCCATAGTGGTTGAAATGTGGTTGATGTATCATGGCAACATGATCAAATTGACTAAATGTATTCCATGAGTACAAACCCTGTATTGGCACACATAAATAGATTATGGTTTCGTTTGAGCATTATTATTGCACTATTTATGTTTTACCTTAAAACAAGAGCCGATCTTTTAAACCTTCTTTGACTTGTCCCCTTAAAACACAAAATTGCTAAAGCCACTTGCCCACTTCCATGTTTTCCATTATTATGCAGTAAAACTTATGATAGTTATGATAAAAAAACTTAATTTATACGGAACAACTATAGAATGATAAATGTCTAACCAAATAATTGCATAAAATCTGTTTATCTAAGCCTATGATCTGAAACATTACTTTCAACTTCTGGTGATGAGAAA
It contains:
- the LOC103643628 gene encoding uncharacterized protein LOC103643628, whose protein sequence is MEGGGSNTPFYRGNSTALATNPSAAAAAAAANGAQKGDREAAIDAEIVRVNDLPAHSSYAIHRMKVLNKLRHLLSIKRTTSQDEELELLFASLSI